In Scheffersomyces stipitis CBS 6054 chromosome 7, complete sequence, the DNA window ATTCCATCACAGATCCCTTCGGTCCTTGTAATACAATTAGATCACGGTCCAACCAATTTCAAGTATTGTAGATTCTTTGAAAACAAATTTCACAACTATACACATgatttatttatttttaCTAAGACTATGATTGTTGAGACTCTAGACCTTACTGGATCGGTGGCAGCTTCTCTCAATTGATCTAGCTACTATAGGGTTATACTTGTTGCACTGGGCTGTGCACCCAGATGAAGCCGAGAATCGAATCTTTATGGTTAGAAACATTCTCCCTAAAATTGGATCAGACCCTTTTAAGTAACTTGCTGTTTTACTTGGCCGttgaaaaatataaatTGCACAGGGATACATAGTATATCGCTAAGCCAGCTCTACTCTCCAGCTTGAAGACCGAATCGAGGGGCTTATTACCATGTCGAACTAATATGGCAAAGTTGCTCCCTTTCTAGATTACATACCATGAGACGCGAGAAAGATCTGCGTCATACCGTAATACAAGACAAGGATCGGCAACACAATCGAAGCTTAACCAGAGATGATGTTAATGAAGTGGTGGGTATAACTCTTATACAATTTTCAGGTTGCAGAACTTCGCATAGAAATAGAACATTTTTCAGAATCTCAATCAATTCTTACAAAAACTTCAATTAAATATCCAAGAAACCTGAAATCATGAACAGTGACAACTGCTGGAACAAGCCATCTGTTAACAGGACTGGAGTAGATAGCCACTCATCCAGATCTAGAAGCTAGAGGAACTGGAATAATTAAATTTAGTTAACTGTCATCTGCTTCGATGCAGGTATTTTCTACGGTTATGAAAGAACAATAATATTGCTGCAGGGCACACGTCCCAGATTTTTCCTGTAGAAAAGCATTCTGATAGTCCTATTCTAGAAATAAAGGGTAACATAGTTTTCgtttctcttcaagaatacGTAGCAATTTGTTTCAGATGTATTCAATATTTGGGAGCCCTCAtgtcttgaagatcaaTGTTTAAGTTTCTGCTAGAACGAGGGAGATTATTATTTTTGTTGACAAGCGTATTGTCGCGATATATTTCTTGGAAGGTTtatttgatattcaagTAAATGCCACTCTTTCATGGATAGGATTACATTGCACTACAACAATAGCGTCATTCCAGGTAGCTGCAACTTCAGAACCTAAAGTATGAACTTCGTAAACGAGTTGTGCAATGTCTTACCGGATATTATTGCTTTTTGGTTGCATTTCGTAACTTAGAAGTCAACAAGGAGACTTACTTGGCCACGAAAATGGCGGCAATGGTTGTGAATATAAATGGTTTGTAGCCAGCTATAGTCTCTGCTTGctattgtatatatatagataaTGGCTCCCTGGACATGATGCTgttattgaaattttgcaagGAATTACTATCAAGGTCTATAAAGTAGCAAACTCTCCAATATGTTGTTCCTAGATCTTTATTTTGTTGCAGTACTCTTCCTGATAGCAACTGTATGGGCCAAAACCATTACTGAAGATACCATCGATAGAGGAGCCGTTGCTATAGATGCAGACGAAACGATCATCGTGGATGGTGTTTACTGGTCTCTTGTTGATAATGACTATACTAATTTTGCAGGTAATGTAGACGTAGGTGAAGGTTCTGGCTTCTACATCTCCAACACATCGCCTTCAAGCATGTACGTTGCCATACTTTCTGGCCTGTTCGTCAACGATGGGATTACGTCTTGGAATGCTATTGAAGCGATAAATGCTCCAACCTTTAACATAGATGGCTttaatttcatcaacaatggTGAAGTGTACATGTCAGCCGACGGTTCTACTGGCAACCCTTCTATGGGAATTACAACTACAAATTTTGATAACAATGGTTTGTTGGTCTTCTACCAAAATTATAGAACTGGCAATTCAGTTGAATTAGGTGATGATCTTCTTACAATTAACAACAATGGCCAGATTTGTTTGCACAACAAACTTTACGCACAAAGAACTTCTATTGCTGGTACTGGTTGTATCTCCGCCGTGGACGATTCCAGTATATTCATCCAATATTCGGCATTGGATATTGATACTAACcaagttttccatttgcaAGACTCTAATTCTAACCTACGCGCTGCAGCCGCTATAACACCAAAAACTTACACTGTCGCAGGCTTTGGTAATGGAAACAAGATTGGATTGGACTTTGCTCTTCAGACTCTTAATCCTTGGACATATGATCCTGTTAGTGGCATATTAACTCTTCGATCAACATTATTATCTCAAAGATTTAATATTGGGACAGGATACGACCCAGCATTGTTCTCAATTACAACCGAGTCTGGTTTAGGTTTGTCAACTGTCACACGAGGTGCACTCACCTATTCAGGACCCCCTCCAAACGCAATTCCAGAAGTCTGCCAGCCATGTCCAGTACCTCCTGAAGCTCCAGGAATGGATCCAATAGAGTACACTACAACAATCGTGACGACGAACCCTGATGGATCAATTTGTACTGAAGTTGCCGATGTTCTAGTTAGCACCGATGCTGACCATATATGGTACACTACCACAAATAGTGTTCAGACAGACTGTTTAGCGGCTACTATTTACACTACAACGTTCACCACTACGAACcctgatggatctgtaTCTACTGGCACTGGAGAAGTCCTTGTAActactgatgaagaaggtaaCTGGGTTACTACTACGTCTGAGATTACCGGACCCGAGTTCACACTCTACACGACCACCttcaccactaccaacCCAGATGGATCAGTatctactggaactggtgaGGTGTTAGTTACtacagatgaagaaggtaaCTGGGTTACTACTACGTCTGAGATTACGGGACCCGAGTTCACACTCTACACTACTACCttcaccactaccaacCCTGATGGATCAGTATCCACCGGTACTGGTGAAGTCCTTGTAActactgatgaagaaggcaactGGGTTACTACTACGTCTGAGATTACGGGACCCGAGTTCACACTCTACACTACAACGTTCACCACTACGAACcctgatggatctgtaTCTACTGGCACTGGAGAAGTCCTTGTAActactgatgaagaaggtaaCTGGGTTACTACTACGTCTGAGATTACCGGACCCGAGTTCACACTCTACACTACTACCttcaccactaccaacCCTGATGGATCAGTATCCACCGGTACTGGTGAAGTCCTTGTAActactgatgaagaaggcaactGGGTTACTACTACGTCTGAGATTACCGGACCCGAGTTCACTCTTTATACCACGACGttcaccactaccaacCCTGATGGATCAGTATCcactggaactggtgaGGTGTTAGTTAcaacagatgaagaaggtaaCTGGGTTACTACTACCTCTGAGATTACCGGACCTGAATTCACTCTTTATACCACGACGttcaccactaccaacCCAGATGGATCTGTatctactggaactggtgaGGTGTTAGTTACAACTGACGAGGAAGGTAATTGGGTTACCACTACATCTGAGATTACAGGACCTGAGTTCACACTCTACACGACTACCttcaccactaccaacCCTGATGGATCAGTATCCACCGGTACTGGAGAAGTCCTTGTAActactgatgaagaaggcaactGGGTTACCACTACATCTGAGATTACAGGACCTGAGTTCACACTCTACACAACTACCttcaccactaccaacCCTGATGGATCAGTatctactggaactggtgaGGTGTTAGTTACtacagatgaagaaggtaaCTGGGTTACTACTACGTCTGAGATTACGGGACCCGAGTTCACACTCTACACTACTACCttcaccactaccaacCCTGATGGATCAGTATCCACTGGAACGGGTGAGGTATTAGTTACAACTGACGAGGAAGGTAACTGGGTTACTACTACGTCTGAGATTACGGGACCTGAGTTCACACTCTACACGACCACCTTCACAACGACCAACcctgatggatctgtatccactggaactggtgaaGTATTAGTTAcaacagatgaagaaggcaactGGGTTACTACTACGTCTGAGATTACCGGACCCGAGTTCACTCTTTATACCACGACGttcaccactaccaacCCAGATGGATCTGTatctactggaactggtgaGGTGTTAGTTAcaacagatgaagaaggcaactGGGTTACTACTACGTCTGAGATTACCGGACCTGAATTCACTCTTTATACCACGACGttcaccactaccaacCCAGATGGATCAGTATCcactggaactggtgaaGTATTAGTTAcaacagatgaagaaggtaaCTGGGTTACTACTACCTCTGAGATTACAGGACCCGAGTTCACACTCTACACAACTACCttcaccactaccaacCCTGATGGATCAGTATCCACTGGAACTGGAGAAGTCCTTGTAActactgatgaagaaggtaaCTGGGTTACTACTACCTCTGAGATTACCGGACCTGAATTCACTCTTTATACCACGACGttcaccactaccaacCCTGATGGATCAGTATCcactggaactggtgaaGTATTAGTTAcaacagatgaagaaggcaactGGGTTACTACTACGTCTGAGATTACCGGACCTGAATTCACTCTTTATACCACGACGttcaccactaccaacCCAGATGGATCAGTatctactggaactggtgaGGTGTTAGTTACAACTGACGAGGAAGGTAATTGGGTTACCACTACATCTGAGATTACAGGACCTGAATTCACTCTTTATACTACGACGTTCACCACTACCAATCCAGATGGATCTGTATCCACTGGAACTGGAGAAGTCCTTGTAActactgatgaagaaggcaactGGGTTACTACTACGTCTGAGATTACCGGACCCGAGTTCACTCTTTATACCACGACGttcaccactaccaacCCTGATGGATCAGTATCCACTGGAACTGGAGAAGTCCTTGTAActactgatgaagaaggtaaCTGGGTTACTACTACTTCTGAGATTACAGGACCTGAGTTCACACTCTACACGACCACCttcaccactaccaacCCAGATGGATCAGTATCcactggaactggtgaaGTATTAGTTACAACTGACGAGGAAGGTAATTGGGTTACCACTACATCTGAGATTTCAGGACCCGAGTTCACACTCTACACGACTACCttcaccactaccaaccctgatggatctgtatccactggaactggtgaaGTATTAGTTAcaacagatgaagaaggcaactGGGTTACTACTACCTCTGAGATTACCGGACCTGAATTCACTCTTTATACCACGACGttcaccactaccaacCCAGATGGATCAGTATCCACTGGAACGGGTGAGGTATTAGTTACAACTGACGAGGAAGGTAACTGGGTTACTACTACGTCTGAGATTACGGGACCTGAGTTCACACTCTACACGACCACCTTCACAACGACCAACcctgatggatctgtatccactggaactggtgaaGTATTAGTTAcaacagatgaagaaggcaactGGGTTACTACTACGTCTGAGATTACCGGACCCGAGTTCACTCTTTATACCACGACGttcaccactaccaacCCAGATGGATCTGTatctactggaactggtgaGGTGTTAGTTAcaacagatgaagaaggcaactGGGTTACTACTACGTCTGAGATTACCGGACCTGAATTCACTCTTTATACCACGACGttcaccactaccaacCCAGATGGATCAGTATCCACTGGAACTGGAGAAGTCCTTGTAActactgatgaagaaggtaaCTGGGTTACTACTACGTCTGAGATTACCGGACCTGAATTCACTCTTTATACTACGACGttcaccactaccaacCCTGATGGATCAGTATCcactggaactggtgaaGTATTAGTTACAACTGACGAGGAAGGTAATTGGGTTACCACTACATCTGAGATTTCAGGACCCGAGTTCACACTCTACACGACTACCttcaccactaccaacCCAGATGGATCAGTatctactggaactggtgaaGTATTAGTTAcaacagatgaagaaggcaactGGGTTACTACTACGTCTGAGATTACCGGACCTGAATTCACTCTTTATACCACGACGttcaccactaccaacCCAGATGGATCAGTatctactggaactggtgaGGTGTTAGTTACAACTGACGAGGAAGGTAATTGGGTTACCACTACATCTGAGATTACAGGACCTGAATTCACTCTTTATACTACGACGTTCACCACTACCAATCCAGATGGATCTGTATCCACTGGAACTGGAGAAGTCCTTGTAActactgatgaagaaggcaactGGGTTACTACTACGTCTGAGATTACCGGACCCGAGTTCACTCTTTATACCACGACGttcaccactaccaacCCTGATGGATCAGTATCCACTGGAACTGGAGAAGTCCTTGTAActactgatgaagaaggtaaCTGGGTTACTACTACTTCTGAGATTACAGGACCTGAGTTCACACTCTACACGACCACCttcaccactaccaacCCTGATGGATCAGTatctactggaactggtgaGGTGTTAGTTAcaacagatgaagaaggtaatTGGGTTACCACTACATCTGAGATTTCAGGACCCGAGTTCACACTCTACACGACTACCttcaccactaccaacCCAGATGGATCAGTatctactggaactggtgaaGTATTAGTTAcaacagatgaagaaggcaactGGGTTACTACTACCTCTGAGATTACAGGACCCGAGTTCACACTCTACACGACTAccttcaccaccaccaaccCAGATGGATCTGTATCCATTGGAACTGGTGAAGTATTAGTTAcaacagatgaagaaggcaactGGGTTACTACTACGTCTGAGATTACCGGACCCGAGTTCACACTCTACACAACTACCttcaccactaccaacCCTGATGGATCCGTCTCAACTGGAACTGGAGAAGTTATAGTAACTACTGACGAAGATGGCAGTTGGTACACGACGACATCTCAGATTGTAGGACCTGAATTCACTATTTATACCACGACGTTCACAACTACGAACCCTGATGGATCCGTCTCAACTGGAACTGGAGAAGTTATAGTA includes these proteins:
- the HYR5.3 gene encoding hyphally regulated cell wall protein Exo-alpha-sialidase, with protein sequence MLFLDLYFVAVLFSIATVWAKTITEDTIDRGAVAIDADETIIVDGVYWSLVDNDYTNFAGNVDVGEGSGFYISNTSPSSMYVAILSGSFVNDGITSWNAIEAINAPTFNIDGFNFINNGEVYMSADGSTGNPSMGITTTNFDNNGLLVFYQNYRTGNSVELGDDLLTINNNGQICLHNKLYAQRTSIAGTGCISAVDDSSIFIQYSALDIDTNQVFHLQDSNSNLRAAAAITPKTYTVAGFGNGNKIGLDFALQTLNPWTYDPVSGILTLRSTLLSQRFNIGTGYDPALFSITTESGLGLSTVTRGALTYSGPPPNAIPEVCQPCPVPPEAPGMDPIEYTTTIVTTNPDGSICTEVADVLVSTDADHIWYTTTNSVQTDCLAATIYTTTFTT